A genome region from Pseudomonas sp. N3-W includes the following:
- a CDS encoding S9 family peptidase — protein sequence MPLSANVTSAPIAHKAAGSDPYAWLQERDTDAVLDYLKAENSYQEAQTADQAGLRETLFEEIKGRILETDLSLPSPWGPYLYYTRTTAGDEYARHYRCPRPADDSLYIDESQEQLLLDPNALANGGFFSLGAFSISPDHQRLAYSVDASGDEIYTLFVKELSNGKVSELEFEDCDGSMTWANDSLTLFFGELDDTHRPHKLLRYRLDGTAAEEVFHEPDGRFFLHCYRSSSEQQLLLTLGSKTTSEVWALDAFQPQQAFTCLAPRVEDHEYDVDHGTFDGQWTWFIRTNRDGINFALYHAVDTGATPSEADWQNLIPHSDTVMIEGVSLNIDALTLSLREGGLPIIEVHPQGLSPYRVQLPDAAYSLHVQNSLEFVSDRIRLRYEALNRPAQVRQLELASGEQQVLKQTPVLGPFDADAYVSQRLWATAPDGTQVPISLVVKREALGKPTPLYLYGYGAYGESLDPWFSHARLSLLDRGMAFAIAHVRGGGELGEAWYRAGKQEHKHNTFSDFIACAEHLIDNGFTTAQQLAISGGSAGGLLIGAVLNQRPELFAAAIAEVPFVDVLNTMLDPDLPLTVTEYDEWGNPEEPDVHDRIKAYAPYENVCAQAYPAMLVVAGYNDSRVQYWEAAKWVAKLRASKTDNNPLLLKTELGAGHGGMSGRYQGLRDVALEYAFVFKILGIA from the coding sequence ATGCCCTTATCCGCCAACGTCACCAGCGCTCCGATTGCCCACAAGGCCGCAGGCTCTGACCCGTATGCCTGGCTTCAGGAGCGCGACACCGACGCGGTGCTCGACTACCTGAAGGCTGAAAACAGCTACCAGGAAGCACAAACCGCCGATCAGGCCGGATTGCGCGAAACCCTGTTCGAGGAAATCAAGGGCAGGATTCTGGAAACCGACCTGTCCCTGCCCTCCCCGTGGGGTCCGTACCTGTATTACACCCGCACCACGGCCGGTGACGAGTACGCCCGGCACTACCGCTGCCCGCGCCCGGCCGATGACAGCCTGTATATCGACGAAAGCCAGGAACAATTGCTGCTGGACCCGAACGCTCTGGCCAACGGCGGCTTCTTCTCATTGGGCGCCTTCAGCATCAGCCCGGACCATCAGCGGCTGGCCTACAGCGTCGATGCCAGCGGCGATGAGATTTACACCCTGTTCGTGAAGGAATTGTCCAACGGCAAGGTCAGCGAACTGGAATTCGAAGACTGCGACGGCAGCATGACCTGGGCCAACGACAGCCTGACGCTGTTCTTCGGCGAACTGGACGACACCCATCGCCCGCACAAGCTGCTGCGCTATCGGCTGGACGGCACGGCCGCCGAAGAAGTGTTCCATGAGCCGGACGGGCGGTTCTTCCTGCATTGCTACCGTTCCAGTTCCGAGCAACAGTTGCTGCTGACGCTGGGCAGCAAGACCACCAGCGAAGTCTGGGCCCTGGACGCCTTCCAGCCGCAGCAGGCCTTTACCTGCCTGGCGCCACGGGTCGAAGACCACGAATACGACGTCGATCACGGCACCTTCGATGGTCAATGGACCTGGTTCATTCGCACCAACCGCGACGGCATCAACTTCGCCCTGTACCACGCCGTCGATACCGGCGCGACGCCGAGCGAGGCCGACTGGCAGAACCTGATCCCCCACAGCGACACCGTGATGATCGAGGGCGTGAGCCTGAATATCGACGCGTTGACGCTGAGCTTGCGTGAAGGTGGCCTGCCAATCATCGAAGTTCACCCACAAGGCCTGTCGCCGTATCGCGTGCAACTGCCGGACGCGGCCTACAGCCTGCATGTGCAAAACAGCCTGGAGTTTGTCAGTGACCGGATTCGCCTGCGCTACGAGGCGCTGAATCGCCCGGCGCAGGTGCGTCAGCTGGAGCTGGCCAGTGGCGAACAACAGGTGTTGAAGCAAACCCCGGTACTCGGCCCGTTCGATGCCGACGCCTATGTCAGCCAGCGCCTGTGGGCGACCGCGCCGGACGGCACGCAGGTGCCGATCAGCCTGGTAGTCAAGCGCGAAGCACTCGGCAAGCCAACGCCGTTGTATCTCTACGGCTACGGCGCCTATGGCGAAAGCCTCGATCCGTGGTTCTCCCACGCCCGTCTGAGCTTACTGGATCGCGGCATGGCCTTCGCCATCGCTCATGTGCGTGGCGGCGGTGAACTGGGCGAAGCCTGGTATCGCGCCGGCAAGCAGGAGCACAAGCACAACACCTTCAGCGACTTTATCGCCTGCGCCGAACACCTGATCGACAACGGCTTCACCACCGCGCAGCAACTGGCAATCAGCGGCGGCAGTGCCGGTGGCCTGTTGATCGGTGCCGTGCTCAACCAGCGCCCGGAGCTGTTTGCCGCCGCGATTGCCGAAGTGCCGTTCGTCGACGTCCTCAACACCATGCTCGATCCGGATTTGCCGCTGACCGTCACCGAATACGACGAGTGGGGCAATCCCGAAGAGCCGGACGTTCACGATCGGATCAAGGCCTATGCCCCGTACGAAAACGTCTGCGCGCAAGCCTATCCGGCGATGCTGGTGGTTGCCGGCTACAACGACAGTCGCGTGCAGTATTGGGAAGCGGCCAAGTGGGTGGCGAAACTACGGGCCAGCAAAACCGACAACAACCCGCTGCTGCTCAAGACCGAACTGGGCGCCGGGCATGGCGGGATGAGCGGCCGATATCAGGGGTTACGTGACGTAGCGCTCGAATACGCATTTGTTTTCAAGATTTTGGGCATTGCCTGA
- a CDS encoding LysR family transcriptional regulator, whose amino-acid sequence MNLKFLETFVWVARLKSFRLTADKLFTTQASISSRIAVLEGELGVKLFLRDSRGVSLTPEGLKVLEYAEQMMDTMQALKQSIETRSSKVGRIRIGVMDTVIHTWLSPLVAQMTDHYPLVEIELVADTSLNLCDQLQKGFLDLILQTDLLRQESVRSLELASHPMGWIVASNSLYNREYSGIADLARERIITYSKNSHPHQDILSLMQANGVLTPRLNCVNSVSAITRLLRDGFGIGALPPVLVAEELARGELTLLGIDQRPPNLQVVVSWRVGVEWVEEIVALCQQVLEGYGRKVGEAYVVLNR is encoded by the coding sequence ATGAATTTGAAGTTTCTCGAAACCTTTGTCTGGGTCGCCCGACTCAAGAGTTTTCGCCTGACGGCAGACAAGCTCTTCACCACCCAGGCATCGATTTCCAGCCGCATCGCCGTGCTCGAAGGTGAGTTGGGCGTGAAGCTGTTTTTGCGTGATTCTCGCGGTGTGAGCCTGACGCCCGAAGGCCTGAAAGTGCTCGAATATGCCGAGCAGATGATGGACACCATGCAGGCACTCAAACAGTCGATCGAGACGCGTTCGAGCAAGGTCGGACGGATCCGCATCGGCGTGATGGACACCGTGATCCACACCTGGCTCAGCCCGTTGGTAGCGCAGATGACGGATCACTATCCGCTGGTGGAAATCGAGCTGGTGGCCGATACCTCGCTCAACCTCTGCGATCAGCTGCAAAAAGGCTTCCTCGACCTGATCCTGCAAACCGACCTGTTGCGCCAGGAAAGCGTGCGCAGCCTGGAACTGGCGAGTCACCCCATGGGCTGGATCGTGGCCAGCAACTCCCTCTACAACCGCGAGTACTCAGGCATCGCCGACCTGGCGCGCGAGCGCATCATCACGTACTCGAAAAACTCCCATCCGCATCAGGACATTCTGAGCCTGATGCAAGCCAACGGCGTGCTGACGCCACGACTGAACTGCGTGAACTCGGTGTCGGCGATAACCCGGTTGCTGCGAGACGGATTTGGTATTGGCGCGTTGCCACCAGTGCTGGTCGCCGAGGAACTGGCGCGAGGCGAACTGACCTTGCTGGGCATCGATCAGCGACCGCCGAATCTTCAGGTGGTGGTGTCGTGGCGGGTGGGCGTGGAGTGGGTCGAGGAGATTGTGGCGTTGTGTCAGCAGGTGCTGGAGGGATATGGGCGCAAGGTGGGTGAGGCGTATGTCGTTTTGAATCGTTGA
- a CDS encoding TonB-dependent receptor, producing the protein MTQTRLSFLIPLFGAFSPALLAEEREQQPGALDLQATVVSATRSEATIASIPGSVQVIDEQQVLEQSGAGRRVSDILGQLVPGLAPSSGGMSNFGQTLRGRNMLVLIDGVSQNATRDNFRQLNSIAPASIERIEVISGASSLYGAGASGGIINIISKRNQGQDVAYSSKLGLTSGNNLDSKGFTYEAFQSATGRKGALDWYVSGDLTQRNDQYDGNGKRIPQDTSQGSNMDTETYDLQGRFGYELDADKKLSLSLQDYKDQQDTDYTKDPKNRQQAVAVKGLKLDDQPYTYNQAINLSYTDKDFYSQALQLESYWRRADALFFPDLARGKAGIANNNSVQDVYGLRVAIDTSLPAIGSATGNLVWGTDYDHERSRQRGDQYRLDGLTYTKTGTTYEMGPDIVTTTKALFGQMSWDIGDWTLRGGVRREWIESEVADSIAYGQIVQTGVRATLPGDTLKYDATLYNLGAVYHLSENQDIFVNFSQGFSLPDIQRFLRDVSSTYDIQSLNAQAIKVDSYELGWRGNWDRWQADVTAYENTSDVTQFYDANDRVLRLINQKERVRGIENSLTYRVTDRWSVGGTYARAKGETEQNGKWTDLPATRISPAKTTLFVGYTEDGYTLRLQGMRLASYDAAAKDNNGREINGYTLVDLLGSMQLPVGRLEGGVYNLTDRTYQNLFAQANARAPYANAAGRTLSMSYAVDW; encoded by the coding sequence ATGACCCAAACCAGACTTTCATTCCTGATTCCGCTGTTCGGCGCCTTCAGCCCCGCTCTCTTAGCCGAAGAGCGGGAGCAGCAGCCCGGCGCCCTGGATCTCCAAGCTACCGTCGTCTCTGCGACTCGCAGCGAAGCGACCATCGCCTCGATTCCTGGTTCGGTACAGGTAATCGACGAACAGCAAGTCCTCGAGCAGAGCGGTGCGGGGCGTCGGGTCTCCGATATTCTCGGCCAACTGGTCCCTGGCCTGGCGCCCTCCAGTGGTGGAATGAGCAACTTTGGCCAGACGCTGCGCGGGCGCAACATGCTGGTGTTGATCGACGGTGTGTCGCAGAACGCCACACGCGACAACTTCCGTCAGCTCAACAGCATCGCGCCGGCAAGCATCGAACGTATCGAAGTGATTTCAGGCGCCAGCAGCCTCTACGGTGCCGGTGCCTCAGGCGGGATCATCAACATTATTAGCAAGCGCAATCAGGGGCAGGACGTCGCCTATAGCAGCAAACTGGGCCTGACCAGCGGCAATAATCTCGACAGCAAAGGCTTCACTTATGAAGCCTTCCAGAGTGCGACCGGACGCAAGGGTGCGCTGGACTGGTACGTCTCCGGCGACCTGACCCAACGCAACGATCAATACGACGGCAACGGTAAGCGCATCCCGCAAGACACCTCTCAGGGCAGCAACATGGACACCGAAACTTACGATCTGCAAGGTCGCTTCGGTTACGAGCTGGATGCCGACAAAAAACTCAGCCTGTCGCTGCAGGACTATAAAGACCAACAAGACACCGACTACACCAAAGACCCGAAAAACCGCCAGCAAGCTGTCGCGGTCAAAGGTTTGAAACTCGACGACCAGCCCTATACCTATAATCAGGCGATCAACCTCAGCTACACCGACAAGGATTTCTACAGCCAGGCTCTGCAACTGGAGAGCTACTGGCGTCGGGCTGATGCCTTGTTTTTCCCGGACCTGGCGCGGGGCAAAGCGGGTATTGCCAACAACAATAGCGTACAGGACGTCTATGGTTTGCGGGTGGCCATTGATACGTCGTTGCCGGCCATCGGTAGCGCGACGGGCAATCTGGTCTGGGGAACCGACTATGACCATGAGCGTTCCCGCCAGCGCGGCGATCAGTACAGGCTTGATGGACTGACCTATACCAAAACCGGGACCACCTACGAGATGGGCCCGGACATCGTCACCACCACCAAGGCGCTGTTCGGGCAAATGTCCTGGGATATTGGCGACTGGACCTTGCGTGGCGGGGTGCGCCGCGAATGGATCGAAAGTGAAGTCGCCGACAGCATCGCTTACGGCCAGATCGTCCAGACCGGCGTACGTGCGACCTTGCCGGGCGACACCCTCAAATATGACGCCACGCTGTACAACCTCGGTGCCGTCTATCACCTCAGCGAAAACCAGGACATTTTCGTCAACTTCAGTCAGGGGTTTTCGCTACCGGACATTCAGCGTTTCCTGCGTGACGTCAGCAGCACCTATGACATTCAGAGCCTGAACGCTCAGGCGATCAAGGTCGACAGTTATGAATTGGGCTGGCGCGGCAACTGGGACCGTTGGCAGGCCGATGTCACCGCGTATGAAAACACTTCGGATGTGACCCAGTTCTACGATGCCAATGACCGTGTACTGCGCCTGATCAACCAGAAAGAACGCGTTCGGGGGATTGAGAACAGCCTGACTTATCGTGTGACCGATCGCTGGTCGGTGGGTGGCACTTACGCAAGGGCCAAAGGCGAGACCGAGCAGAACGGAAAATGGACCGACCTGCCCGCTACCCGCATTTCACCGGCGAAAACCACGCTGTTTGTCGGCTACACGGAGGATGGCTACACCCTTCGCCTGCAAGGCATGCGCCTGGCCAGTTATGACGCTGCGGCCAAGGACAATAACGGTCGTGAAATCAACGGCTATACGCTGGTGGATTTGCTCGGTTCGATGCAGTTACCGGTGGGTCGCCTTGAAGGCGGGGTCTACAACCTGACAGACCGCACTTACCAGAACCTGTTCGCCCAGGCCAACGCCCGAGCGCCCTATGCCAATGCAGCGGGCCGCACTTTGAGCATGAGCTATGCGGTCGACTGGTAG
- a CDS encoding MFS transporter — MQADGRALRLLIVIQFASMGAMEMSAPFWPLQIQHLLGPEGAGYTPLLSAFVYAGPMLAAMLLTPAWGRLGDRTGHKPMVVRALLALALCQGLAAIIVDPWLLVGIRVMQGALAGFLAAAQAYALACCDRSRRGHTLARLQSATAVGSLIGPVLGGWLMDVSGFVLLCYGAATVCLVCALASFFLPADKTRGSSERTVAPTPLPTGWLSRIVLGIVLIQAAKAMPQPFYALYVANILHAPNWVIGATYAASAATLALSAPVWGRLFDHWSSARTLRVIEVVAWLCAVTLAVTALASEWLGFLASRLIWGVWQGALLPVAYALIANTVSFDRQGFALSLGNSAAKAGALLGVVIGAIGMAVVGLAHSFWLVVLAYAIAALGIRWIR, encoded by the coding sequence ATGCAGGCTGACGGGCGCGCACTGCGACTGCTGATCGTCATCCAGTTTGCCTCCATGGGGGCCATGGAGATGAGCGCTCCGTTCTGGCCCTTGCAGATACAACATCTTCTCGGGCCAGAGGGCGCCGGCTACACGCCGTTGTTGTCGGCATTCGTCTATGCCGGCCCAATGCTCGCGGCGATGTTGCTGACACCGGCATGGGGCCGGCTGGGAGATCGTACCGGGCACAAGCCGATGGTTGTTCGGGCGTTGCTGGCACTCGCGCTGTGCCAAGGGTTGGCGGCCATCATCGTCGACCCGTGGCTGCTGGTCGGCATACGCGTAATGCAAGGCGCTCTGGCCGGGTTTCTGGCCGCCGCGCAGGCCTATGCGCTGGCCTGTTGCGACAGGTCCCGGCGCGGTCACACGCTGGCCCGCTTGCAATCAGCGACGGCTGTCGGTTCGTTGATCGGTCCCGTGCTGGGGGGCTGGTTGATGGACGTCTCGGGCTTCGTCCTCCTCTGTTACGGCGCGGCGACAGTTTGTCTCGTGTGTGCTCTGGCAAGCTTTTTCCTGCCGGCTGACAAGACTCGGGGCTCTAGCGAAAGGACTGTTGCACCGACTCCCCTGCCAACAGGCTGGCTCAGCAGGATTGTGCTGGGGATCGTGCTGATTCAGGCCGCAAAGGCGATGCCGCAACCGTTTTACGCCCTGTACGTCGCCAACATCTTGCACGCGCCCAACTGGGTGATCGGCGCCACTTACGCAGCTAGCGCCGCGACCCTGGCCTTGTCTGCTCCCGTGTGGGGGCGATTGTTTGACCACTGGTCGTCGGCGCGCACCCTGCGCGTCATCGAAGTGGTGGCCTGGTTGTGTGCTGTGACTCTGGCCGTGACAGCACTGGCCAGCGAATGGTTGGGATTTCTCGCCAGTCGGCTGATCTGGGGCGTCTGGCAAGGCGCGCTGCTTCCCGTCGCCTATGCCCTGATTGCCAACACCGTCTCGTTTGACCGGCAGGGTTTTGCCCTGAGTCTGGGCAACAGTGCGGCCAAGGCCGGTGCTTTGCTCGGTGTCGTCATCGGCGCAATTGGTATGGCGGTGGTTGGCCTGGCCCACAGTTTCTGGCTGGTCGTGCTGGCCTACGCGATAGCCGCTCTCGGAATCCGCTGGATACGTTAA
- a CDS encoding DUF2937 family protein has translation MLLSYLRLVLFAAGLLIGVQVPGFINDYAKRVEAHLIEAQTGLRGFQDTANQFFKGDTQALVAHYRESDDPVFRSDADSLSTLLTRQLALDKQFQAMQGPWYIRVLQVALAADPDIRKETWNGYSYQILLTPEAMIWGMSGALLLSFGIECLFRLIDWVVLGGKRLRQSRPIEDRDVRGL, from the coding sequence ATGTTGCTCAGTTATCTACGGCTGGTGTTGTTTGCGGCGGGCCTGTTGATCGGTGTCCAGGTGCCGGGTTTCATCAACGATTACGCCAAACGGGTCGAGGCCCACCTGATCGAAGCGCAGACCGGTCTGCGTGGCTTTCAAGACACCGCCAACCAATTCTTCAAAGGCGATACTCAGGCGCTGGTGGCCCATTACCGCGAAAGCGACGACCCGGTATTTCGTAGTGACGCCGACAGCCTGAGCACCCTGCTCACCCGGCAACTGGCGCTGGATAAACAATTCCAGGCCATGCAGGGCCCGTGGTACATCCGTGTCCTACAAGTGGCGCTGGCCGCCGACCCGGACATCCGCAAGGAAACCTGGAACGGCTACAGCTACCAGATCCTGCTGACCCCCGAAGCGATGATCTGGGGCATGAGCGGCGCGTTGTTGCTGTCGTTCGGCATCGAATGCCTGTTCCGCCTGATCGACTGGGTGGTGTTGGGCGGCAAGCGCCTGCGCCAGAGCCGGCCAATCGAAGACCGGGATGTGCGGGGGTTGTAA
- a CDS encoding class II glutamine amidotransferase, whose amino-acid sequence MCELLGMSANVPTDIVFSFTGLMQRGGRTGPHRDGWGIAFYEGRGLRLFQDPAASSESEVANLVQRYPIKSEVVIGHIRQANVGKVCLSNTHPFVRELWGRNWCFAHNGQLADFSPSNSFYRPVGDTDSEAAFCDLLNRVRAAFPEPVEIEALLPDLVAACAEYRRKGVFNCLLSDGDWLFCYCSTKLAQITRRAPFGPARLKDVDVIVDFQAETTPNDVVTVIATEPLTENETWTRYEPGQWSLWRRGECVSQGKTE is encoded by the coding sequence ATGTGTGAATTATTGGGCATGAGCGCCAATGTGCCGACCGATATCGTGTTCAGCTTCACCGGGCTGATGCAGCGCGGTGGCCGCACCGGTCCGCACCGTGACGGCTGGGGCATTGCCTTCTATGAAGGCCGCGGCCTGCGACTGTTTCAGGACCCGGCGGCGAGCAGCGAGTCGGAAGTGGCGAATCTGGTGCAGCGTTATCCGATCAAGAGCGAAGTGGTGATTGGCCATATTCGCCAGGCCAACGTCGGCAAGGTCTGCCTGTCCAACACTCACCCGTTCGTCCGTGAGCTGTGGGGGCGTAACTGGTGTTTTGCGCACAACGGCCAACTCGCGGATTTCAGCCCGAGCAACAGCTTTTACCGTCCGGTCGGCGATACCGACAGCGAGGCGGCGTTCTGCGATTTGCTCAACCGGGTACGTGCCGCTTTTCCTGAGCCGGTCGAAATCGAAGCACTGCTGCCGGATCTGGTCGCGGCCTGTGCCGAATACCGCCGCAAAGGCGTATTCAATTGCCTGCTCAGTGATGGCGATTGGCTGTTCTGCTATTGCTCGACCAAACTGGCTCAAATCACCCGGCGTGCCCCGTTCGGTCCGGCGCGCCTGAAGGACGTCGATGTGATCGTCGATTTCCAGGCCGAAACCACGCCCAACGACGTGGTCACGGTGATTGCCACTGAACCGCTGACTGAAAACGAAACCTGGACCCGCTACGAACCGGGCCAATGGAGCCTCTGGCGACGCGGCGAATGCGTCAGCCAGGGCAAGACCGAATAA
- a CDS encoding IucA/IucC family siderophore biosynthesis protein: MRAYTQTQQQLLSHWSEALGTEAFQSHRITLDHLRYAFEPAAQRCFQRLLQALFRENLINPDLCQFADDGRCWLPTGRGERLCFDHLSGARMNSWDLRGSIVLHSPGKLPHKIQLPSELLAHLSALLIPQASPQVLERLAQELDDSFGNDTLCLAFHNGWTERLRTQIGTEHRNNLLSWLRASPDHQNPTLLLEQWGTLGHPWHPNYKTKLGLSAAKVIELSPEFEASFPIVLCALHRQFARVETLVENLDYQGWWQEHFPQAAKQLRQHLEHRGLDPTDYLPLPTHPWQAREELPQSFTRELAEKLLIITDIVAFTGHPTMSFRTVVPQASRVAPMVKLPVALRLTSVQRTVSPRSATMGPRISQLVLQILDQEPHIQRLLNIVPERIGVHYAPQPLDDERSRHAAVLYRDNPLTLIHKGELVVPVGSLFAVNELEQPLLRDWVQLAKGDDGSEAMLAFFEDYLSICVPGLLGIYLMYGVAFEAHQQNSFMVMGADGQLNRLLLRDFGDIRIHRQTLYARGLDIRLHDPKMTLYDDPGFVRDKLLHTTFMCHLGELTLLCARHWNVPQIILWERLASHVAQCFESLREHIEPQRWRTERQALMEHDWPAKSFMRMRLLDSHTDIVGRLSNPLRSATHAG, from the coding sequence ATGCGCGCCTATACGCAAACACAGCAACAGTTGCTCTCGCACTGGAGCGAAGCTCTCGGGACCGAGGCTTTCCAGTCACATCGCATCACCCTGGATCATTTGAGATACGCATTCGAACCCGCCGCCCAGCGTTGTTTCCAGCGGCTGCTCCAGGCCCTGTTTCGCGAAAACCTGATCAACCCCGACCTGTGCCAATTCGCCGACGACGGCCGGTGCTGGCTGCCGACTGGTCGTGGCGAGCGTCTTTGCTTCGATCACTTGTCAGGCGCAAGAATGAACAGCTGGGACCTGCGCGGCAGCATCGTCCTGCACTCCCCCGGCAAGTTGCCACACAAGATCCAACTGCCGAGCGAATTGCTCGCGCATCTCAGCGCTCTGCTGATCCCTCAAGCCTCCCCGCAGGTACTTGAACGCCTGGCCCAGGAGCTGGATGACAGCTTTGGCAATGACACCTTGTGCCTGGCGTTTCACAACGGCTGGACCGAACGACTGAGGACACAGATCGGTACGGAACACCGTAACAATCTGCTCTCCTGGCTCAGAGCGAGTCCCGATCACCAGAACCCCACATTGCTGCTCGAACAGTGGGGCACTCTCGGTCATCCCTGGCACCCGAACTACAAGACCAAACTGGGCCTGAGCGCCGCCAAGGTCATTGAATTATCTCCGGAGTTCGAAGCGAGTTTTCCGATTGTGCTATGTGCCCTGCACCGCCAGTTTGCGCGGGTCGAGACGTTGGTCGAAAACCTCGATTACCAGGGCTGGTGGCAAGAGCACTTTCCACAAGCCGCCAAACAATTGCGCCAGCATCTTGAGCACCGGGGACTGGATCCGACGGACTACCTTCCACTCCCGACCCACCCTTGGCAGGCCCGTGAAGAGCTGCCTCAGTCGTTCACCAGGGAACTCGCCGAAAAGCTGCTGATTATTACTGACATCGTCGCTTTCACTGGCCACCCGACCATGTCCTTTCGCACCGTCGTACCGCAGGCCAGTCGAGTGGCACCGATGGTCAAACTGCCGGTGGCATTACGGCTGACCAGCGTGCAACGCACGGTGTCGCCGCGTTCGGCCACGATGGGGCCGCGTATCAGCCAACTCGTCTTGCAGATTCTCGACCAGGAACCGCACATTCAGCGCCTGTTGAATATTGTCCCGGAGCGCATCGGCGTTCACTACGCACCGCAACCGCTTGATGACGAACGCTCTCGACACGCCGCTGTGCTTTACCGCGACAATCCGCTGACCCTGATCCACAAGGGCGAACTGGTGGTCCCGGTCGGTAGCCTGTTTGCCGTCAATGAGCTCGAACAGCCGTTACTGCGTGACTGGGTGCAGTTGGCAAAGGGCGATGATGGCAGCGAGGCGATGCTGGCGTTCTTCGAGGACTATCTGTCGATCTGCGTGCCAGGTCTGCTGGGTATTTACTTGATGTACGGCGTGGCATTCGAAGCGCACCAGCAGAACAGCTTCATGGTGATGGGTGCCGACGGGCAATTGAACCGGCTGTTGTTGCGTGACTTTGGCGATATTCGAATCCATCGCCAGACGCTGTATGCCAGGGGCCTGGATATTCGGCTGCACGACCCGAAAATGACCCTGTACGACGATCCGGGATTCGTTCGCGACAAACTGCTGCACACCACATTCATGTGTCATTTGGGTGAGCTGACGTTGCTTTGCGCCCGACACTGGAATGTGCCGCAAATCATCCTTTGGGAGCGTCTGGCCAGTCACGTTGCTCAATGTTTTGAGAGCTTGCGCGAGCACATCGAACCGCAACGCTGGAGGACCGAACGACAGGCTCTGATGGAACATGACTGGCCGGCCAAATCGTTCATGCGCATGCGCTTGCTCGACAGCCATACCGACATCGTCGGACGTCTAAGTAATCCACTGCGGTCAGCCACACATGCAGGCTGA
- a CDS encoding MFS transporter, whose protein sequence is MDTMTENDYLIAWGLYAFAALGCLLVWMRLTRWMWRYLREPLRLLVAVLLFSPTIIDPVKEKVAPAIAITALDLAFKVGNNAWRAISDLFMYGMIAFGLYLIFVLIRWPIERASNARKEQAAAAKAAAKAAERDDDQPFGVAGDDRYGRPPVPNNPQRSRIEPRL, encoded by the coding sequence ATGGACACCATGACCGAGAACGACTATCTGATCGCTTGGGGCCTCTACGCCTTTGCCGCTTTAGGCTGCCTGTTGGTGTGGATGCGCCTGACCCGCTGGATGTGGCGCTACCTGCGCGAGCCGCTGCGCCTGCTGGTGGCGGTGCTGCTGTTCAGCCCGACCATCATCGATCCGGTGAAGGAAAAAGTCGCGCCGGCTATCGCCATTACGGCCCTGGACCTGGCGTTCAAGGTGGGTAACAACGCCTGGCGCGCCATCTCCGATCTGTTCATGTACGGCATGATCGCCTTTGGCCTGTACCTGATCTTCGTGCTGATCCGCTGGCCCATCGAGCGCGCCTCCAATGCACGCAAGGAACAGGCGGCGGCAGCCAAGGCGGCGGCGAAAGCTGCCGAACGTGATGACGATCAACCCTTCGGCGTGGCCGGCGATGATCGCTACGGTCGTCCACCGGTGCCGAACAATCCCCAGCGTTCGCGAATCGAACCGCGTTTGTAA